One Streptococcus sp. zg-86 DNA window includes the following coding sequences:
- a CDS encoding LysM peptidoglycan-binding domain-containing protein has product MSLNVTKKTMLFSTLALSLFTATTQADELTEQWIPRSVEEIQRDMFSQANKQTYTIQYGDTLSAIAEALNIDMTVLANINKIANINLIFPETVLTVTTGPQEEVSTIEIQTPQTDKDEEQVTAKVDLEKNEVVVNDQIVPVQDLTDQVDSPEAPVSPNAEEDSHQTQEAEATPNPQSAPATVEMNQAEAPAETTVAEENPVVTEAPVETSSAPTPAPVQPQSAPTSALADFAAIGAANPANAGLQPQTAAFKEEVASIYGLSAFSLYRPGDSGDHGKGLAVDFMVGNNEALGDQVANYSIQNIASKNISYIIWKQRFYAPYPNIYGPANTWNLMPDRGSVTENHFDHVHVSMNP; this is encoded by the coding sequence ATGTCTTTAAACGTAACGAAAAAAACAATGCTATTTTCAACCCTTGCCCTATCCCTATTTACTGCGACAACGCAGGCAGATGAATTAACAGAGCAATGGATTCCTCGATCAGTAGAAGAAATTCAAAGAGATATGTTCTCTCAGGCAAACAAGCAGACCTATACGATTCAATATGGAGACACACTCAGTGCCATTGCAGAAGCCCTTAATATTGATATGACAGTCTTAGCTAATATTAATAAGATTGCAAATATCAATTTGATTTTTCCAGAAACAGTCTTAACGGTCACAACTGGTCCTCAAGAAGAAGTTAGCACAATCGAAATTCAAACTCCTCAGACAGACAAGGACGAAGAGCAAGTCACTGCCAAAGTTGATTTAGAAAAAAATGAAGTAGTTGTCAATGACCAAATAGTGCCAGTCCAAGACTTGACAGACCAGGTAGACTCGCCAGAAGCACCGGTTTCTCCAAATGCAGAGGAAGACTCTCATCAAACTCAAGAAGCAGAAGCTACTCCAAATCCCCAAAGTGCACCAGCTACTGTAGAAATGAATCAAGCCGAAGCTCCTGCTGAAACGACTGTTGCTGAAGAGAATCCAGTAGTAACAGAAGCTCCTGTTGAAACAAGTTCTGCCCCTACTCCAGCTCCAGTTCAACCTCAATCTGCACCAACGAGTGCTCTGGCAGACTTTGCTGCTATTGGTGCCGCAAATCCTGCTAATGCAGGTCTTCAACCGCAAACAGCGGCATTCAAGGAAGAAGTAGCTAGTATTTATGGGCTAAGTGCTTTTAGTCTTTACCGTCCGGGTGATAGCGGAGATCATGGTAAAGGTCTTGCAGTTGACTTTATGGTTGGAAACAATGAAGCCCTAGGTGATCAGGTTGCGAATTATTCGATTCAAAACATAGCTAGCAAGAATATTTCTTATATCATTTGGAAACAACGCTTTTATGCTCCTTATCCAAATATCTATGGTCCAGCTAATACTTGGAACCTAATGCCTGACCGTGGTAGTGTTACCGAAAATCACTTTGACCACGTTCATGTGTCGATGAATCCATAA